The DNA region GATCCGAGCTTTAACAATATTGGGTACATACAAAAAATCCCCTACTTTGCCTTGTTTAAAAATAATAAATGTATTATCCACAAACCTATTCCAATAGATATTGCGATATCAGATACATTAAACACCGGGAAAACCCGAAAATCAATAAAGTCTACTACCACTCCTCGAAACAAGCGGTCAACAAAATTACCACCCGCACCACCAAATATAAACCCTAACGTTATTTGAAAATACACGCTACTTGTCTTTTTCAATTCGTGGTATAGGATAGTAAACACCAAGATTGCTGCAATAACAAATAACCACCTGAACCCCTGCAGCATACCAAAAGCAGCACCGGTATTTTCTGTGTATGACAAATACAGAAATGGTAATATGGTTATGTATTCTACTGGTTTAAGCAAACTCACTGCCAAGACTTTGGTTACCCTATCCAGCAATACAATAATTAAGCTTGTTAGAATACACGGCAAATACTTATACACCGTTGTAATCAACCGTATCATTTACAACCCCTGACAACTTCATGACAACGGTCACAGAGTTCAGGATGATCCTCATGTTTACTTACACTATGCGAATAATTCCAGCATCGCACACACTTTATACCATCTGCTTTACTTATTTTAATCATCACATCGCCTTCACCTTTACCACGGAATATAACAACACTAGAACTTATAGTTATCATCGGCCATTGGTGTTCATATTCTTTAATAACACAGAATTCTTCATCTGAAAACGATGTTATTTCCACTTTAGCTTCCAAAGAACTGCCAATAACTTTCTCCTGCCGCATTTTTTCCATCTCAAGATTAACTTTTTCCTTGATCTTACGTATAACTTCCCATTTTGCAGCAAGCGGTTTATTCAACCATTCAGGCTGTGCTGTCGCAAACCCGGACAAAAACACGCTTTCTTCCAGGCCCGCACCGGCTTTTTCAACTTTTAACGTTTGCCACACATCTTCTGCGGTAAATGATAACATCGGCGACATGGACTTAACCAAAACCATCAGTGTCTGATACATTACCGTCTGCGCACCACGGCGTTCAACACATCCAGGACCGAAGGTATACAACCTGTCTTTCAGGATATCCAGATAAAAATTACTGAGGTCAAAAACGCAATAATCATGCACAGCACGTAGAACTTTATTGAACTCATAAGCTTCGTAATACCTAGTAACTTCAGTTACAAGCATATAAAGTTTATGAAGCATATATTTATCTATATCCCACAAGTCAGAACACTTTACACAATTATCTTCAGGGTTATAATCACACAAATTCCCTAACATAAACCTATAAGTATTCCTTATTTTTCTGTATGTATCCGCCAGTTGTTTCAGTATCTCTTCGGAAATACGTATATCTTCGTGATAATCCGAATTTGCTACCCATAACCTGAGGATTTCGGCACCATACTTCTTAATAATTTCCTGTGGTGCAATAACATTACCTAACGACTTATGCATTGCACGCCCGTTGCCATCAAGCACAAACCCGTGTGTAATCACGGCCTTATACGGTGCAGTGTTGTGCAATGCAACCGCCGGAATTAACGATGTCTGGAACCATCCTCTATGCTGATCACTACCTTCTAAATACACATCTGCCGGAAATGTGAGGTTAGCATCTGTCCTTAATACCGACTCATGGGATACTCCGGAATCAAACCATACGTCGATTATATCCTCACCTTTCTTAAACTCATTATGGCCGCACGCGCATTTAATCCCTTGCGGGAGTAATTCACCTACATCTTTTTCATACCATACATTCGTGCCGTACTGTGTAATCAGTTTTTCAATATTTTCCAGCACCTTATCATCCATCAACGGAGTATTACATTTTTGGCAGTACATCACAGGTATCGGTGCACCCCAAAAACGTTGACGCGAAAGACACCAGTCCGGGCGTGACGACACCATTCCTTTTATACGATTTAAACCGTAGTCAGGAATCCAATGAACCCTGTCAGTTTCAGCTAATAACTTTTCACGTAAACCCTGATAGTCCACATTAAGAAACCACTGTTCCGTAGCGCGGAAGATAACAGGTTTTTTGCATCTCCAGCAATGCGGGTACGAATGATTAGCCTCACTATTATGTAACATAACATTCTGTTGTGTTAAATCCGCAATAATATTTGCATTCGCTTCAAACACTTTTTGGCCTTCATACTTTGGAACTTCATTTGTGAACTTACCATACGCATTTACCGGAGCGAAGATCGGCAGGTTGTATTTCAAGCCAACTTCATAATCATCATCCCCATGCCCCGGAGCAATATGGACAATCCCTGTACCATCTTCTAAACTAACATATCCTGCCAGTACACCGACTGAGATTTTTCCTTCAATCACAGGATGTATGCATTTAATACCTTCCAAGTCCTTACCCTTATATTTTTGCAGCACTTCAATATTACCTGCGTGCAACACTTCCGCAATTTTGGGTAACAGGTATTCTGACACTATAAGATTCTCATTCCTTCCGTCATTCAATTTTAAAGCAACGTTTACATAATCAAACTCCGGATTGAACGCTAAAGCTACATTTGCGGGTAAAGTCCACGGTGTGGTGGTCCAAATAAGAACCGCTGCTACCGGTTGAACTTTACTACCCACACCTTCGTTTATTACAGGAAACTTTACATACACCGACGGTGAACCATGATCCTGGAATTCAATTTCAGAATCCGCAAGCGCGGTCTCGCATTGTACACACCAGTATACCGGTTTTTTTCTGCGATAAATATACCCGTTTTTTACTAGGTTACGGAAACTACGGTATATTCCACCCTCATATTTCGGCGACATTGTAATATACGGATTCTCCCAATCAGCTGTTATACCAAGACGTTTGAAATCGTTGCGTTGCAAGTCAATATATTTCTGCGCATAGACCTCAGCGTCTTTCCTAAACTTTACGCGGTCAATTGAGCGTTTATCAATCTTTTTTTCTTTCATCAGATTCTGTTCAATCGGCAACCCGTGGCAGTCCCAACCCGGGATATAGGGAGTATGATAACCGCACAATGATTTGTACTTAACCACCATATCTTTCAATATTTTGTTTAACGCATGCCCAAGATGAATCGGCCCATTGGCATACGGCGGCCCATCGTGAAGTACAAACTTTTTCCCTCCGGTATTATGTTCCAGCATTTTTTGGTACAGCCCAATTGACTCCCAGTACTCCAGAAACTGTGGTTCACGTACAGGCAGGTTCGCTTTCATTGAAAACTTAGTCTCCGGCAAATTCACCGGATATTTATTAACTTTTTTATCTTCCGCCATTGATTTACAACACTCCTTCACTTTGCATATAAATGCTTAACCCTGTATTTTCCTAGATTTCTTTGATACGGTTTTTGTATAACACCGCATTCCGTAACGATTCCTGTTATATACTTACCCGGTGTAACATCAAACGCCGGGTTTAGCACACTGGTATCAGAAGAAGTAACGTATACACCCCGTATTTTTCTTACTTCATCATCACTACGGTACTCAATCTTGATT from Elusimicrobiota bacterium includes:
- the lspA gene encoding signal peptidase II: MIRLITTVYKYLPCILTSLIIVLLDRVTKVLAVSLLKPVEYITILPFLYLSYTENTGAAFGMLQGFRWLFVIAAILVFTILYHELKKTSSVYFQITLGFIFGGAGGNFVDRLFRGVVVDFIDFRVFPVFNVSDIAISIGIGLWIIHLLFLNKAK
- the ileS gene encoding isoleucine--tRNA ligase, which encodes MAEDKKVNKYPVNLPETKFSMKANLPVREPQFLEYWESIGLYQKMLEHNTGGKKFVLHDGPPYANGPIHLGHALNKILKDMVVKYKSLCGYHTPYIPGWDCHGLPIEQNLMKEKKIDKRSIDRVKFRKDAEVYAQKYIDLQRNDFKRLGITADWENPYITMSPKYEGGIYRSFRNLVKNGYIYRRKKPVYWCVQCETALADSEIEFQDHGSPSVYVKFPVINEGVGSKVQPVAAVLIWTTTPWTLPANVALAFNPEFDYVNVALKLNDGRNENLIVSEYLLPKIAEVLHAGNIEVLQKYKGKDLEGIKCIHPVIEGKISVGVLAGYVSLEDGTGIVHIAPGHGDDDYEVGLKYNLPIFAPVNAYGKFTNEVPKYEGQKVFEANANIIADLTQQNVMLHNSEANHSYPHCWRCKKPVIFRATEQWFLNVDYQGLREKLLAETDRVHWIPDYGLNRIKGMVSSRPDWCLSRQRFWGAPIPVMYCQKCNTPLMDDKVLENIEKLITQYGTNVWYEKDVGELLPQGIKCACGHNEFKKGEDIIDVWFDSGVSHESVLRTDANLTFPADVYLEGSDQHRGWFQTSLIPAVALHNTAPYKAVITHGFVLDGNGRAMHKSLGNVIAPQEIIKKYGAEILRLWVANSDYHEDIRISEEILKQLADTYRKIRNTYRFMLGNLCDYNPEDNCVKCSDLWDIDKYMLHKLYMLVTEVTRYYEAYEFNKVLRAVHDYCVFDLSNFYLDILKDRLYTFGPGCVERRGAQTVMYQTLMVLVKSMSPMLSFTAEDVWQTLKVEKAGAGLEESVFLSGFATAQPEWLNKPLAAKWEVIRKIKEKVNLEMEKMRQEKVIGSSLEAKVEITSFSDEEFCVIKEYEHQWPMITISSSVVIFRGKGEGDVMIKISKADGIKCVRCWNYSHSVSKHEDHPELCDRCHEVVRGCK